In one Polaribacter sp. ALD11 genomic region, the following are encoded:
- a CDS encoding RagB/SusD family nutrient uptake outer membrane protein, which yields MKNILKYIAIILIALNIVSCDEDDFLTRESTDQLSSNLFWRDAADAKAALTTAYSELEARQNFWDGWQEGRSVVEWYRSDYMLPGVDGNNYAHWMSMFNGTYTDGHTFINLLWRLNYRGLNYANQVITNVALMDGATITETERKHFIAEATFLRAYYHFKLLTLYKQIVVRKGVVEEANLDKALSTRVETWAVILQDFKDAAANLPVSYGSSDIGRATKGAALAYLGKAYLHKAGDVESSESDDYKNAADALDAVMKLTAYSLEGNYGSMFDGTNQNSSESIFEIQINSPSADAYNRTNLHKFIGDPMYDGWGGIAATQALLTEMQSEGKTSTNGGYDERLYASLYYKGDYYNDNPNMQGYTWDFLSNQQYGSVDAVDTKVFLRKFIPKSTWGVYNDDLNVPLMRYADVLLMRAEALNENANTAEAITLINLVRTMHGKMPAITAVSKADVKTQIIHERTMEFQLESSRFFDLRRWGMLDAAMNAAGRSLNSANHAYLPVPLTEVKNNSEVN from the coding sequence ATGAAAAACATACTTAAATATATAGCAATCATTTTAATAGCATTAAACATCGTTTCTTGTGATGAAGATGATTTTTTAACAAGAGAATCAACAGATCAATTATCATCCAATTTGTTTTGGCGAGACGCTGCAGATGCAAAAGCAGCCTTAACAACTGCGTACTCAGAATTAGAAGCAAGACAAAATTTTTGGGATGGATGGCAAGAAGGACGCTCAGTAGTCGAGTGGTATCGTTCAGATTACATGCTACCAGGAGTAGATGGAAATAATTATGCACATTGGATGTCTATGTTTAACGGAACATATACAGACGGACATACATTTATAAATCTATTATGGAGATTAAATTACAGAGGTTTAAATTATGCAAACCAAGTAATTACAAATGTAGCTTTAATGGATGGAGCAACTATTACAGAAACTGAAAGAAAACACTTTATAGCAGAAGCAACTTTTTTAAGAGCGTACTATCATTTTAAATTATTAACACTCTATAAGCAAATTGTTGTAAGAAAAGGTGTTGTTGAAGAAGCTAATTTAGATAAAGCTTTGTCTACAAGAGTAGAAACATGGGCAGTTATTCTTCAAGATTTTAAAGACGCAGCGGCTAATTTGCCAGTTTCTTACGGGTCTTCTGATATTGGTAGGGCGACTAAAGGAGCTGCATTAGCTTATTTAGGGAAAGCATATTTGCATAAAGCAGGAGATGTTGAGTCTTCAGAATCTGATGATTATAAGAATGCTGCAGATGCATTAGATGCGGTAATGAAATTAACTGCATATAGTTTAGAAGGAAACTATGGAAGCATGTTTGATGGAACGAATCAAAACTCATCAGAATCTATTTTCGAAATACAAATTAATTCGCCGTCTGCAGATGCTTATAATAGAACCAATTTACATAAGTTTATTGGAGACCCAATGTATGATGGTTGGGGAGGTATTGCTGCTACTCAGGCTTTATTAACAGAAATGCAATCTGAAGGGAAAACTTCTACAAATGGTGGTTATGACGAAAGGTTATACGCATCTTTATATTACAAGGGAGATTATTATAATGACAACCCAAACATGCAAGGTTATACTTGGGACTTTTTATCTAACCAGCAGTATGGAAGTGTAGATGCAGTAGACACTAAAGTTTTTCTTAGAAAGTTTATACCTAAAAGTACTTGGGGTGTTTATAATGACGACTTAAATGTGCCATTAATGCGTTATGCAGATGTACTGTTAATGAGGGCAGAAGCTTTAAATGAAAATGCTAATACTGCAGAAGCAATTACATTAATTAATCTTGTTAGAACAATGCATGGTAAAATGCCAGCAATTACTGCGGTATCAAAAGCAGATGTAAAAACTCAAATTATTCATGAAAGAACTATGGAGTTTCAATTAGAATCTTCAAGATTTTTCGATTTACGTAGATGGGGAATGTTAGATGCAGCTATGAATGCTGCCGGAAGATCTCTTAATTCAGCAAACCATGCGTATTTACCAGTTCCATTAACAGAGGTAAAGAACAATTCAGAAGTTAACTAA
- a CDS encoding TonB-dependent receptor — MKQIQINFNYLFRAKHVMLLAFLFLGMFNTFGQTIIVKGTVSDKSNNPIPGVAITTKGNATKGTETDFNGNFSITNVKSGTSLVFSYLGYKSKEVVVNNQTVINVVLEEDSQSLDEIVVVGYGTQKRSDVTGAVGQVKAEELNKVAVSDATEALQGRVAGVTVVKSSGSPGSGVDIKIRGVGTNGNNQPLYIVDGVQASSYFIDPNNIESIEILKDVSSAAIYGTRAANGVVIITTKKGKSGAPKVEFDSYVSFNSIRKSYNLLDAEGYKSVHKQMFENAGSALPSFVTAPTAANTNWLDQILNDAVQTNYSIRVSGASDNVNYSLAANKVSEEGIVLGSDFGKKSLNLNLGFTKGKFSLNGGVTYAETNREGYKFSLRDAYHISPLIPIYDTNNTSGYGYATDASIPDQANPLAINNFVEGTTKLQYNLFNVSMGYELLDGLNAKLNVSQATTNNYSFGFSKRFQAQRIVESTHEFGQVTEYNSQFKRTQTEALLTYKKEIGNHAFDILLGYSKIYEPFRETNAVADGYKTVEGNQVLADLIDPNFKTINAFGDGTRTSTGTNAEYALASQFARVNYSFKDRYLFQASVRRDGSSKFGSNKRYGTFPAFALGWKVTEEGFMKDQDIFSSLKLRFSWGQAGNDSSLNYYGYSPLIEVGKDYNNGGYVFGGTPTRGAISRDLNNPNLRWETNTSSNLGIDFTVLDRRLSGSANYYSSLTSDLLFRRQVAPSAGINNPIVNIGEFRNSGIELELGYSDSVNEFKYKVNAAFSTTKNEVTSLSNADQEVSGVGLKYGSDHYVNSTRIGYEAGAFFLTEAAGIFQSQAEITTHDPTGTLQPGAKPGDIRFVDQNNDGALDSDDLIYAGTGLPKYEYSLNFNFEYKGFDTTVFLQGVGGNEIYDGNAFEMQGIDAPRNFTSNVLNAWTPTNTDTNIPRAVLGDPNQNNRASTRFLHDGGYLRVKTIQLGYTLSDEVLEKLKVDNLRIYVTGQNLFTATSYNGLDPEVGGSVLSQGIDRTLYPKYKSVIVGLQLKF, encoded by the coding sequence ATGAAGCAAATACAAATTAACTTTAATTACTTATTTCGAGCAAAGCATGTAATGTTGCTTGCGTTTCTTTTTTTAGGAATGTTTAATACTTTCGGACAAACCATAATTGTAAAAGGAACAGTCTCCGACAAAAGCAATAATCCAATTCCGGGAGTTGCAATTACAACGAAAGGAAATGCTACAAAAGGAACAGAAACTGATTTTAATGGAAACTTTTCTATTACAAACGTAAAATCAGGAACAAGTTTAGTTTTTAGTTATTTAGGTTATAAAAGCAAAGAAGTTGTTGTAAATAATCAAACGGTTATTAATGTTGTTTTAGAAGAAGACAGCCAGAGTTTAGATGAAATTGTAGTTGTTGGTTATGGTACTCAAAAGAGAAGTGACGTAACGGGAGCTGTTGGGCAAGTGAAGGCAGAGGAATTAAATAAGGTTGCTGTTTCAGATGCTACTGAGGCTTTACAAGGTAGAGTTGCTGGGGTAACAGTAGTAAAGTCTTCTGGTTCACCAGGTTCTGGTGTAGATATTAAAATTAGAGGTGTAGGTACAAATGGAAATAACCAGCCATTATACATCGTAGATGGTGTACAAGCTAGCTCGTACTTTATAGATCCGAATAACATTGAATCTATAGAGATTTTAAAAGATGTTTCATCTGCAGCAATTTATGGTACAAGGGCAGCTAATGGAGTTGTAATCATTACTACAAAAAAAGGGAAATCAGGTGCGCCAAAAGTAGAGTTTGATTCTTATGTTAGTTTTAATAGTATAAGAAAATCATACAATTTACTTGATGCAGAAGGGTATAAAAGTGTTCATAAACAAATGTTTGAGAATGCAGGAAGTGCTTTACCATCGTTTGTAACTGCGCCAACTGCAGCAAATACAAATTGGTTAGATCAAATTTTGAATGATGCCGTTCAAACAAACTATAGTATTCGAGTAAGTGGAGCGTCAGACAATGTTAACTATAGTTTAGCTGCAAATAAAGTTTCTGAAGAAGGTATTGTGCTAGGGTCAGATTTTGGTAAAAAATCATTGAATCTAAACTTAGGTTTTACGAAAGGTAAGTTTTCTTTAAATGGAGGTGTAACTTATGCTGAAACGAATAGAGAAGGATATAAGTTTTCTTTAAGAGATGCATATCATATTTCTCCCTTAATTCCAATTTACGATACAAATAATACAAGTGGTTATGGGTATGCTACAGATGCATCGATACCAGACCAAGCAAACCCTTTAGCTATAAATAATTTTGTAGAAGGAACTACCAAATTGCAATACAACTTATTTAATGTATCAATGGGCTACGAGCTTTTAGATGGTTTAAACGCTAAGTTAAATGTATCTCAGGCAACTACTAATAATTACTCTTTCGGTTTTTCAAAGCGTTTTCAAGCACAGAGAATTGTAGAAAGTACACATGAGTTTGGTCAAGTAACAGAGTATAATTCTCAATTTAAAAGAACTCAAACGGAAGCTTTGTTAACATACAAGAAAGAAATTGGAAACCATGCTTTCGACATCTTGTTAGGGTATTCTAAAATTTACGAACCTTTCAGAGAAACAAATGCTGTCGCAGATGGGTATAAAACTGTAGAAGGAAACCAAGTATTAGCAGATTTAATTGATCCTAATTTTAAAACTATAAATGCATTCGGAGACGGAACAAGAACGTCTACAGGAACAAATGCAGAATATGCCTTGGCATCACAATTTGCAAGAGTAAATTATTCTTTTAAAGACAGATATTTATTTCAAGCAAGTGTTCGTAGAGATGGTAGTTCTAAATTTGGTTCAAATAAAAGATACGGAACTTTTCCTGCATTTGCTTTAGGTTGGAAAGTAACAGAAGAAGGTTTTATGAAAGATCAAGATATTTTTAGTTCTTTGAAATTGCGTTTTTCATGGGGGCAAGCAGGTAACGATTCGAGTTTAAATTATTATGGCTATTCTCCGTTAATAGAAGTAGGTAAAGATTATAATAATGGAGGTTATGTTTTTGGAGGTACACCAACAAGAGGTGCTATTTCTAGAGATTTAAACAACCCTAACTTAAGATGGGAGACAAATACCTCATCCAATTTAGGAATAGATTTTACAGTATTAGATAGAAGGTTAAGTGGTTCTGCAAATTATTACTCTAGTCTTACTTCAGATTTGTTATTTAGAAGACAAGTAGCACCTTCAGCTGGTATTAATAATCCAATAGTAAATATTGGAGAGTTTAGAAATAGCGGAATAGAATTAGAGTTAGGGTATTCAGATTCTGTAAATGAATTTAAATATAAGGTAAACGCAGCATTTTCAACTACAAAAAATGAAGTAACAAGTTTATCAAATGCAGACCAAGAGGTTTCTGGAGTCGGTTTAAAATATGGTTCAGATCATTATGTAAATAGTACTAGAATTGGTTATGAAGCAGGTGCTTTCTTTTTAACAGAAGCAGCTGGTATTTTTCAAAGTCAAGCAGAAATTACAACACATGATCCTACAGGAACTCTACAACCAGGAGCAAAACCAGGAGATATTCGTTTTGTAGATCAAAACAACGATGGTGCCTTAGATTCAGATGATTTAATTTATGCAGGTACAGGTTTACCAAAATATGAATACAGTTTAAATTTTAATTTTGAATATAAAGGATTTGATACTACTGTGTTTTTACAAGGAGTTGGAGGTAATGAAATTTATGATGGTAATGCTTTTGAAATGCAAGGAATCGATGCTCCAAGAAACTTTACTTCTAATGTTTTAAATGCTTGGACACCTACTAATACAGACACAAATATTCCAAGAGCTGTTTTGGGAGATCCAAATCAGAATAATAGAGCTTCTACTCGTTTTTTACATGATGGAGGGTATTTAAGAGTAAAAACAATTCAATTAGGGTATACTTTATCTGATGAAGTTTTAGAAAAACTAAAGGTAGATAATTTAAGAATCTATGTAACAGGGCAGAATCTATTTACTGCAACAAGTTATAATGGGCTTGATCCTGAAGTTGGAGGAAGTGTATTAAGTCAAGGAATTGATAGAACATTATATCCAAAATACAAATCTGTAATTGTAGGATTACAACTTAAATTTTAA
- a CDS encoding transcriptional regulator — protein sequence MKKRFLILLLISCSVYSQKNIWDENPYDSQLELDSLLTVLPKAIKKERIPLLNRIAEIYWIVNPDRTIEYATEALQLSLEFGDKNQEGYALINLCQGYLFNNIYDKALKLGLQSLEVRKEIGDDYDLAFTYRTLGWLYYDIGYYNKALEYHVKTLKIHEKIKDIQRIAYSYNSIGLIHDKKEDYYLALSFFKKSLLLKKELNNKGRIAETMKNIGVCYSKINELELSREFLESSLKISEEINDNQIKVEVLNELAKVYLKLGDFNKCAQFLTKSRLIIMEFVENKEWIIDNDKEWSNYYLAIGDYKKALRSYKKYEMGKAEIFSNNKSEKLTEMRILYEAERSESEIKLLQQQRNLEAQKKKYLLYGFVLLMVIGVLIVLSLRNNIKKKKAIYTQSSKLSKEKLKTQSLLRENLEHKLDFRMKELTNLALFISQRSSIYKDLTTSFKSLNFTSVDQLKKDINSLIKEYTFKFDFNEDIQKFHTNVETLQSDFLFKIKEKYPKLTEKEIQLSVQVKLKLSSKEIANLNNISLNSVEIGRHRLRKKLNLEKKENLLEFLQKI from the coding sequence ATGAAAAAAAGGTTTTTAATACTCCTCTTAATAAGTTGTAGCGTGTATTCTCAAAAAAACATCTGGGATGAAAACCCTTATGATTCGCAGTTAGAATTAGATAGCTTATTAACTGTTCTTCCAAAAGCGATAAAGAAAGAAAGGATTCCTTTATTAAACAGAATTGCTGAAATTTATTGGATAGTAAACCCAGATAGAACAATAGAGTATGCAACAGAAGCCTTACAACTGTCTTTAGAGTTTGGTGATAAAAATCAAGAAGGATATGCACTGATTAACTTGTGCCAAGGATACTTGTTTAATAATATTTATGATAAAGCACTAAAGCTTGGGTTGCAATCTCTAGAAGTAAGAAAAGAGATTGGAGATGACTATGACTTAGCATTTACATATCGAACTTTAGGGTGGCTTTATTATGATATAGGCTATTATAATAAGGCGTTAGAATACCATGTTAAAACGCTTAAAATACACGAAAAGATAAAGGATATTCAACGTATCGCTTATAGTTACAACAGTATCGGACTCATTCATGATAAGAAAGAAGATTATTATTTAGCCTTGTCTTTTTTTAAGAAATCTTTATTATTAAAAAAAGAACTTAATAATAAAGGTAGAATTGCAGAAACTATGAAAAATATAGGGGTTTGTTATTCTAAAATAAATGAGCTTGAGTTGTCTAGAGAGTTCTTAGAATCTTCTTTGAAAATTTCAGAAGAGATTAATGATAATCAAATTAAAGTTGAAGTTTTAAATGAACTAGCTAAAGTTTATTTAAAACTTGGTGATTTTAATAAATGTGCCCAATTTCTAACAAAATCTCGATTAATTATAATGGAGTTTGTTGAAAATAAAGAATGGATTATTGATAATGATAAAGAATGGTCTAACTATTATTTAGCAATAGGAGATTATAAAAAAGCATTGAGAAGTTATAAGAAATATGAAATGGGGAAGGCTGAAATATTCTCGAATAATAAAAGTGAAAAATTGACAGAAATGCGAATTCTGTATGAAGCAGAACGAAGTGAATCTGAAATAAAGCTCTTACAGCAACAGCGAAATTTAGAGGCTCAAAAAAAGAAGTACTTATTATATGGTTTTGTGTTATTAATGGTAATAGGGGTTCTCATTGTTTTATCTCTAAGAAATAATATTAAAAAGAAGAAAGCTATTTATACGCAAAGCTCTAAGCTTTCTAAAGAGAAGTTGAAAACACAATCTCTTTTAAGAGAAAACCTTGAGCATAAATTAGATTTTAGAATGAAAGAGCTAACAAATTTGGCATTGTTTATTTCACAAAGATCATCTATATATAAAGATCTTACTACATCGTTTAAAAGTTTAAATTTCACAAGTGTAGATCAGTTAAAAAAAGACATTAATTCACTTATAAAAGAATATACATTTAAATTTGATTTTAATGAAGATATACAGAAATTTCATACAAATGTAGAAACTCTTCAAAGCGATTTCTTATTTAAAATTAAAGAGAAATACCCAAAACTTACAGAGAAGGAAATACAATTATCTGTTCAGGTGAAGCTTAAGCTTAGTTCTAAAGAAATTGCAAATCTTAATAATATTTCTTTAAACTCTGTAGAGATTGGTAGACATCGTTTGAGGAAAAAATTAAATTTAGAGAAAAAAGAAAACCTATTGGAATTTTTACAGAAAATCTAA
- a CDS encoding trehalase family glycosidase, which produces MMNKRSTYIALFLLVFFFCCTKSNKTNKIQQKDYLNFSKNILNYQITPKNKFDKSGLMFSDQGAWFGYSFPDSISEITGFSGPFLMTQQNGIWSSASLTNLVIEDNNWKTHTTNSYNSHLEQTFLSDNLELKQELVFSSGHTAIIKSTLKNNSKSSQNISYHFENELLTADGLSLSTNKNQLTIASSKTDAVGHIIFPKKVQLKSTDSTYNSNKVSILLKPNETTEFTISQTFIFKEYSWTDELKSLQDSNFQTILEKRKAEKNKELESLIENRKEQFSEDIYAEVLTKAHLTLQNNWRIAAGEVKQEGLFPSYHYKWFNGFWSWDSWKHAVGLSFHNTNLAKKQMKLMFEFQNEDGFVVDCVYRDTLIEKHNYRDTKPPLSVWAVAKIYEKDTDIEFVKYMYPKLKLYHEFWYKKRDHDKDGLCEYGSTDGTLIAAKWESGMDNAIRFDDSKILKNSEGAYSLDQESVDLNAYLYAEKIFLAKLATVLEKNEDAEKLTKEADILKAKIQTQFYDVNDGWFYDTSLDGKTFIKGEGSEGWTALWANAATQEQAEAVKNKMMNPTKFYTKVPFQTMSADHEKFNPLNGYWRGPNWLDQAYFGVESLRNYGFNEAANKATIQILKGAEGILGKGKSIRENYHPLTGKGLNAENFSWSAAHIIMLLQKN; this is translated from the coding sequence ATGATGAATAAACGCTCTACATATATCGCTTTGTTTTTATTAGTATTTTTCTTCTGCTGTACCAAATCAAACAAAACAAACAAAATACAACAAAAAGATTATTTAAATTTTAGTAAGAACATTTTAAATTATCAGATTACCCCTAAAAACAAATTTGATAAATCTGGATTGATGTTTTCAGACCAAGGTGCTTGGTTTGGTTATAGTTTTCCTGATTCTATTTCTGAAATAACAGGCTTTTCTGGTCCTTTTTTAATGACCCAACAAAACGGAATTTGGAGCAGTGCTTCATTAACTAATTTAGTAATTGAAGATAATAACTGGAAAACTCACACTACAAATAGTTATAATAGTCATTTAGAACAAACTTTTTTATCAGACAATTTAGAGTTAAAACAAGAACTGGTTTTTTCTTCTGGTCATACAGCAATCATTAAATCAACCTTAAAAAATAATAGTAAATCTAGCCAAAATATAAGTTATCATTTTGAAAACGAACTTTTAACGGCTGATGGATTGTCTCTTTCAACAAACAAGAATCAATTAACTATTGCATCTTCTAAAACAGATGCTGTTGGTCATATTATTTTCCCAAAAAAGGTTCAACTAAAATCTACAGACAGTACTTACAACTCTAATAAAGTTTCAATTCTATTAAAACCAAACGAAACAACTGAATTTACCATTTCACAAACTTTTATTTTTAAAGAGTATTCATGGACTGATGAGTTAAAGTCGCTTCAAGATTCAAATTTTCAAACTATACTAGAAAAACGAAAAGCAGAAAAAAACAAAGAATTAGAATCGTTAATTGAAAACAGAAAAGAACAATTCTCTGAAGATATTTATGCCGAAGTTTTAACAAAAGCACATTTAACTTTACAGAATAATTGGAGAATTGCTGCTGGTGAAGTAAAACAAGAAGGTTTGTTTCCTAGTTATCATTATAAATGGTTTAACGGTTTTTGGTCTTGGGATTCTTGGAAACATGCTGTTGGGTTGTCTTTTCACAATACAAATTTAGCAAAGAAACAAATGAAATTAATGTTCGAGTTTCAAAACGAAGACGGTTTTGTTGTAGATTGTGTATACAGAGATACTTTAATTGAAAAACACAATTATAGAGATACAAAACCACCTTTATCTGTTTGGGCAGTTGCTAAAATTTATGAAAAAGATACAGATATTGAGTTTGTTAAATATATGTATCCTAAATTAAAATTATATCATGAATTTTGGTACAAAAAAAGAGACCACGACAAAGATGGTTTGTGTGAATATGGCTCTACAGACGGTACTTTAATTGCAGCAAAATGGGAAAGTGGAATGGACAATGCTATTCGTTTTGATGATTCTAAGATTTTAAAAAATAGCGAAGGTGCATATTCTTTAGATCAAGAATCTGTAGATTTAAATGCGTATCTGTATGCCGAAAAAATATTTTTAGCAAAACTAGCTACTGTTTTAGAAAAAAATGAAGATGCTGAAAAATTAACAAAAGAAGCTGATATTTTAAAAGCTAAAATTCAAACACAGTTTTATGACGTGAATGATGGTTGGTTTTACGACACCTCTTTAGATGGGAAAACTTTTATTAAAGGAGAAGGTAGTGAAGGTTGGACAGCACTTTGGGCAAATGCTGCAACCCAAGAACAAGCGGAAGCAGTAAAAAATAAAATGATGAACCCTACCAAATTCTATACAAAAGTTCCGTTTCAAACAATGAGTGCAGATCACGAAAAATTTAATCCTTTAAACGGGTATTGGCGTGGACCAAATTGGTTAGATCAAGCGTATTTTGGTGTAGAAAGTTTACGCAATTATGGTTTTAATGAAGCCGCTAATAAAGCAACTATTCAAATCTTAAAAGGGGCTGAAGGTATTTTAGGCAAAGGAAAATCTATTAGAGAAAATTATCATCCTTTAACTGGTAAAGGATTGAATGCTGAAAATTTTAGTTGGAGTGCAGCTCATATAATTATGTTATTACAAAAAAATTAA
- a CDS encoding saccharopine dehydrogenase C-terminal domain-containing protein encodes MRRCLSKKKDLRIKNHKMKKVLILGAGMVVKPIAHYLLNNNIEVTIASRTKEKAEKVLEGYSNGKAIRWTVDELDQLDDLIKMHDLTVSLLPYTHHVTVAKKCIQFKKNMLTTSYVSEEMKALDAQAKAANVIIVNEIGVDPGFDHMTAMEIIDRVHDEGGKVDEFYSLCGALCAPEASNNPFRYKFSWSPKGVVMASNNDATYLKNNEVIEVPTENLFKNPLKIDFPEVELMEVYPNRNSLPYIDIYNIPEVKTMYRGTFRYNGWCDSLDLLKNLKLTAYNVIKVKGKSVAKIVAEINNLDVNNLKEEIKNKFNINDNHLGLKAIEWLGVLDSNRIITQENSSTFDIISDLMIEKMMMDASERDMVIMQHIFNISKKNGEKETITSRMIDYGNNKYTSIAKTVALPAAMAVKLILDGVIVGNGVQIPIKKSIYAPILGLLKKEGICMIETREELI; translated from the coding sequence ATGAGAAGATGTTTAAGTAAAAAAAAAGATTTAAGAATCAAAAATCATAAAATGAAAAAAGTTTTAATATTGGGAGCAGGAATGGTCGTGAAACCAATAGCACATTATTTGTTAAATAATAATATCGAAGTTACTATTGCAAGTCGCACAAAAGAGAAAGCTGAAAAAGTTTTAGAGGGGTATTCAAATGGTAAAGCAATTCGTTGGACAGTTGATGAATTAGATCAATTAGATGATCTTATAAAAATGCATGATTTAACGGTTAGTTTATTGCCATACACGCATCACGTAACCGTAGCTAAAAAATGTATTCAATTCAAAAAAAATATGTTAACAACATCGTATGTTTCAGAAGAAATGAAGGCATTGGATGCGCAAGCGAAGGCAGCTAATGTTATTATTGTAAATGAAATTGGTGTAGATCCAGGTTTTGATCACATGACGGCAATGGAAATTATTGATAGAGTTCATGATGAAGGAGGAAAAGTAGATGAGTTTTATTCATTGTGCGGGGCTTTGTGTGCTCCAGAGGCATCTAATAATCCTTTTCGTTATAAATTTTCTTGGTCACCAAAAGGAGTTGTAATGGCAAGTAATAATGACGCTACCTACCTTAAAAATAACGAAGTAATTGAAGTGCCAACAGAGAATTTATTTAAAAATCCTCTAAAAATTGACTTCCCAGAAGTAGAGCTAATGGAGGTTTATCCGAATAGAAATTCATTACCATACATAGATATTTATAATATTCCCGAAGTAAAAACAATGTATAGAGGAACCTTTAGATATAATGGTTGGTGCGATTCTTTAGATTTATTAAAAAATTTAAAGTTAACAGCATATAATGTTATAAAGGTAAAAGGGAAATCAGTGGCAAAAATTGTGGCTGAAATAAATAATTTAGATGTTAATAATTTAAAAGAGGAGATAAAAAATAAATTTAATATTAATGATAATCATTTAGGGTTAAAAGCTATTGAATGGTTGGGTGTATTAGATTCGAATAGAATTATAACCCAAGAAAATAGTTCTACATTTGATATTATTTCTGATTTAATGATAGAAAAAATGATGATGGACGCGTCGGAAAGGGATATGGTAATTATGCAGCATATTTTTAATATATCGAAGAAAAATGGAGAAAAGGAAACCATTACTTCTAGAATGATAGATTATGGAAATAATAAATATACTTCAATAGCTAAAACAGTAGCGCTACCAGCAGCAATGGCAGTTAAGCTAATATTAGATGGTGTAATTGTTGGTAATGGAGTTCAAATTCCAATTAAAAAATCAATCTATGCTCCAATTCTTGGGTTACTTAAAAAAGAAGGAATCTGTATGATAGAAACAAGGGAGGAGCTTATCTAG